A window of Equus przewalskii isolate Varuska chromosome 6, EquPr2, whole genome shotgun sequence genomic DNA:
tttggtacaatgcctgacacatagtaacctcttaataaatattatttagatgatgatgatgatgatgataacctTAAGAAACTGTGAGGAagaaagtaatttgcccaagataaTACTCTTTCCCTTCATTGACATTAAATTCAATCAGCCTCTTGAAATAAGGACTCAACGCCCCACATTTATTTTTACCTCCAGGTCTCTCCTGTCTCTAGgaactttaaattgtttttgagCTCTACAATGTATTTTGTGTTTAAGAAGCAATATCATAAAAGAAACACGAAATGTAGCACCTGCATGCATATTGCAGTTGGAACTTTCTCAGCAGGACCAATAACGTGCTCATCTGGGAAAGTACCATCTGAGCTAAACATTGTTTCTGCATAGCACttgaagctttttctctaagagaCGCTTGGGTGAAGTTCTAGGAACTCATTCCATTTTCTGGCTTGGTTAAAAGTTCAAGTACCAGAACTTGACTAAAACTAAGAACAATAGTGAAACAGTAGACAAATAGATTTAGCTATATTGTGGGTCTTCTCAGGAAGGTTGGTTCACTGAAGCATCTCTCAGATTCTCAGGTTCCTGTCTCTGCTAATCTGGGGGTCAGTGCTTCAGGGGATCAAGAAGGTCCTTTTGCCTCCTCCACAGCTTCTTCATAGCCATGAttacttctttgtttctcagGGTATAGATAGCAGGATTCAGCATAGGAGTAACCATTGTGTACAGCACAGAGACCAGCGTATCCATGGGGAATGTCTGAAATGGCCTTGCATAGATATAGACACAAGGCACAAAGATTAAGGTTACCACAGCAATATGAGAGGCACAAGTGGATAAAGCCTTGCTACGGTCCTCCTGAGAGTGGCTTCTGAGCATGACTAGCAGTGCTGTGTAGGATCCTAGGAGCACCAGAAAACACATCAGAGTCACCAGACCATTGTTAGACACCATCAGAAGCTCTAAGACAAAAGTATCTGTGCAAGCCAATTTGATCAGCTGGGGCACATCACAGTAAAAATTGTCCAGCTTGTTAGGCCCACAGAATGGCAGCTGGATAGTCAGTCCAACCTGTACAATGGAGTGGGTGAAGCCCCCCACCCAGGAGGCTGCCAGGAGGAGCCCACAAACTGTCCGCTTCATAATTAGCGTGTAGCGCAGGGGCTGGGAAATGGCAACATAACGATCGTATGCCATGACAGTTAGCAGAAAGATCTTGATGCCGCCAATGAAGTGGAAGAAGAAGAGCTGAGTCAGGCAGCCACCAAAGGAAATGATGGGGTTGCCTGAGAGCAAGTCAACCAGCATCCTAGGTGCTGTGATGGAAGAGTAGCAAAAGTCCAAGAAGGAAAGATTGCCTAAGAGAAAGTACATGGTTGTGTGCAGGCGTGGATCAGAGGTCACTATGGCCACAATAAGGAGATTTCCGGTTACAGTCATAAGATACACAACAGAGAAGACAATGAAGAAGAGGAACCGAAGTTCCCATACCTGAGAGAGCCCCAGGAGGACAAAACCTGTCACCTGAGAATGATTTGCTGGATTCATCTGCTTGGTATGACCTGGCAAGAGAACCTGCTAGGGAAAATGGACATATTCATCATAAGATCAACAAGCTTCTCTGAAATAATTTCCCCtgcttctctggggaattctCCCCTATCTCATTTACTATAAGAAGAATGTTTTAAGTGGTTCTATAGGACACCAAGCATTTGATCATCATATATTGATGTAATCAAACACCAGGAGCATAAAACTCAGGATAGCACTGACACTATTTACAGTttatgaaaatcaaaaataatcACTTGCAAAAACTGAAAAGTGGTATGTAGAGAAAATATTGCTAATTCAATTCTCTCAGTAACTAGTTGCATAAGCAGGAACAATCTTCTGAAATTCTCTAATCCTCACTTCCCTCACCTATGATACAGATTAGCCAAAATGTCTGCAAAATTTactgtgtttaatattttctaatttatgtgtcttttatttagaaaacctGGTAGAATCCCACATACCAGATATTTAGAGAGGGTTTCCATGGGGTGACAGAAGTCTCATTTATAGCCCCAAACAACAAAAAGGGCAAGTTTCCCCTCACTTCCTGGAAAACATTCACCTGCCTCAGAGAGCTAGCTCTACTTTGCATATAAATTTTCAGCCCTAGGAAGATGCTAAAGTCATGGGCAAGAGAACTAAATAGAAAACACTGTTCCTGCACTTTAGAAGGGTAGTAAAGAACTACTGTTTCTGTAAAGTTAGTTAAGAAAATATGTGGAATAAAAATTTCCTATCTGTGGCTCTAGGAAACCCAGAGGAACTACAGTCCCCAGGGAAATATGAGGAAGGGCAACTAGAATATCAAACCACCCTGAAAATTTTGAGCATCAATCTTCATTTCAGGGACATTATCCaaagaataatttcttcttcatatgaaaagcagaaagaggaggccaTAAGTACTAATTGAAGTTTAAAAGTCActatctaggggccagcccagtggcatagtggttgttcatgcacttcacttcagcagcctggggttcacaggctcagattcCAGACGTAGACCAACatacctcttgtcaagccatgccatgtggcatcccatatacaaaatagaggaagattgacaacagatgttagcccagggccaatcctcctcaccaaaaaaaaataaataaataatagctaccTAAATGGAAAGTTGCttcaacatttgaaaacattaaaacaaaagggatgtttttatgtatttaattttaaagacaattAGAAAGCTGGCTATTTATAAGAATCCTGGAATGAATctcttcatatcctttaataGAAATGTAAAGTATCATCCCAAATTTACCTTAATTTTAAGTAtgacttttcaattattttttccttcctttgttccttcttcATTCGATAAGCATTTAAGAAGCATCTTCCATTTATTAGGCACTATGCTAAACACTAAGGATTTTAACAGAATAATACAAAAATGATTTAATGCAACTCCAAATGTGTCATGCTCTGCAGAGGACCTGCACCTTCTGACACCTGCCGACCTCTCCAGTTTCATTATTTCATAAACAGGCCTCTCACACATTCACTATGATCTGCACACCAAACCACTTGAAGTTTCTTGAACTTGCCATGCTTGACACATGCTTCCTTGATTTTCTTTCacatctatgtatttattttgttttaattttaatgaaatatttcaaagacacAAAGTTGTATATCAGTTTTAGCTTCAACAAAGGAAGAGCTTGGAATTCGATACACCTATCCTTAAAACAAGAATAAGCTAAACAAACTGAAAGTCAATGACTTCTTGgatccatcagagaactgagttCACAGGGAGGAACACCACCTCAAAACCTGGAGAGACAAGTGAAGCAGAGAGAATCATAGTGGAGATCTGCTTACCGGGAACAGAAGCCTCTGGAATCATAAACTGGGAGAACTTAAATGGCAATTTTAGTGAATTGCTGAAACCTGAGGGTGGGAAATGCCTGATGCCTTCAATCTTAGGGAGACCCTGCAATTTAGCGTCTTTGATCTCCAAGAACCCTACTAGTTTCTCATAGTGAAGAGTCAAAAAATATATTCTCCTGGCCctagcagggagaggggaggagtaACAATTGTGAAATCAACCCAGACAATTCTCCAAAACAAACACTTATTCTCCAGGATAAATATGTTACTAGAGTCATAGCCCACCTGGGAGAAGGAGATTCCTCCCATTCCAGTCCCCTGTAGCCTTGATGGGTCACCTAAAGTGGTGGGTGTAGGGACACAGACCCTCTAAAAGATTGAGATTTAACCACAAAattatagaatgcttccccttTCTCATGAATCTTACCTCCACATCAACAGGTTCCAGTATGATAATAATGGATTACACCTGAAACAGCAGCCAGACACAGACTCTCTAAGAACATGTGCTTAAGGCAGCCTAAAGACAATGGGGGAAACAATAGAATAATTTGAAGACTCTGGCATCCACAGCTACAGCAAATATTAAACACAGTGCTACTACTGACCAGATTAAAACAAATTCTCCCACTACAGTTTCTTTACCTCAGTTTCTATTACCTGGTATATCATGTCTAGTTTCAGtgaaaaattacaaggcatgctaaAAGGTGAGcaaaaacacagtctgaagagaaAAAGTAAGCAACAGAACCAGACACCAGACTCATATATCacacagatattggaattatcaggcaagaaatttaaaatagctatgattaaTACATTAAGggttctaatggaaaaagtagacaatcTGAAAAAACAGACAGGTAATgtaaggagagaaatggaaatcctaCAAAAGCATCTATATGAAATGCTAGAAATCCAAAACCctgaaacagaaatcaagaatacattTGACAGGCTCATCAGTAGGGTGgacacagccaaggaaagaataAGTAAGCTTGAAAGTAAGCTTTCAACAAAAAGTTCCCAAACTGAAATGTGAAGAGTAcaattggaaaagagaaacagaatagagCAACGAAGAACatgggaataattttaaaaggtccGACATACACATAATTGGAATATCAGAAGGAATAGTAGAATGGACTAAAAGAAATATCCAAAGTAACAATGGcttagaattttccaaaaataatgataGACATGAAACCACATATCCAGGAAGGTCAAAGCACACAAAACAGgataaacaccaaaaaaaaaaaaaaaagccataccTAGGTACATCATATTCAAcaatagaaaaccaaaaacaaagagaaaaatcttgaaagaagccagaggaaaaaatttCTCAACtctagaggaacaaagataagaattatggTGCAGGTCTTATCAGATACCAAGCAAGCAAGAACAAAgtggatgatatatttaaagtgttgaaagaaagaaaaatcaccaacctagaattctaaacccagcaaaattatcctttaaaatttaagGAGAAGTAAAGACTTTCTCACAAAAATAACAATTGAAAGAATTCATTACTAgcagacctgccctgcaagaatGCTAGAAGAAGCTCtgtaaggataaataaaatgacatagattagaaacttggaaagattaaaaaatggaagagtatgggagaaagaataaatgaagattacaaaacttttaaaatttttcttattcctaattgATAGATAactgtttaagaaaaataacaatacatTGGGTtatggataagtaaaatgaatgatgGCAAGGTCATAAAGGATGGGAATACAGTCATAATGTGGAGCCGCCATGACAAACCACCACAAGCAacgtggcttaaaaaacaaaagtttattttctcactgttctagaGGGTGAatgttcaagatcaaggtgttggcagggttggttccttcagAGCGCTGTGAAAGAGAATCTCTTCCTTGCCTCTcacctagcttctggtggtttgctgacaATCTTTGGCAATCCTTGGCAAGTAGCAGCATCACTtggatctctgccttcatcttcacatggcattttctgcatgtgtgccagtcttcgaATTTCCCCTtctacaaggacaccagtcatactgcaTTAAAGTTCACCCcaaggacctcattttaacttgattacttttGTAAAGATTCTAAA
This region includes:
- the LOC103550122 gene encoding olfactory receptor 4D5 is translated as MNPANHSQVTGFVLLGLSQVWELRFLFFIVFSVVYLMTVTGNLLIVAIVTSDPRLHTTMYFLLGNLSFLDFCYSSITAPRMLVDLLSGNPIISFGGCLTQLFFFHFIGGIKIFLLTVMAYDRYVAISQPLRYTLIMKRTVCGLLLAASWVGGFTHSIVQVGLTIQLPFCGPNKLDNFYCDVPQLIKLACTDTFVLELLMVSNNGLVTLMCFLVLLGSYTALLVMLRSHSQEDRSKALSTCASHIAVVTLIFVPCVYIYARPFQTFPMDTLVSVLYTMVTPMLNPAIYTLRNKEVIMAMKKLWRRQKDLLDPLKH